The following nucleotide sequence is from Anolis sagrei isolate rAnoSag1 chromosome 11, rAnoSag1.mat, whole genome shotgun sequence.
tgtgtgtttatatgtgtacatgcatattgtgtatatgtgtatatatatttgtgtatatatgtgtgtttgcttttatatatgagtgtgtgggtgtatatatgtgtgtatatatttctgtgtttatatgtgtacatgcatattgtgtatatgtgtatatatatttgtgtatatatgtgtgtttgcttatatatatgagtgtgtgggtgtatatatgtgtgtgtatatttgtgtgtttatatgtgtacatgcatggtgtgtatatgtgtgtatatatttgtgtatatatgtgagtgtgtgggtgtatatatgtgtgtatatatttgtgtgtttatatgtgtacatgcatattgtgtatatgtgtgtatatatttgtgtatatatgtgtgtgtatatatatatgtgtgtgtgtgtatatatttgtgtatttgtgtgtttatatgcctacatgcatattgtgtatatgtgtgtgcttgtctatatgcatatttgtgtgtatatatgtatgtatgtggatatgtatatgtgtgtgcatgtgtatatgtcccctctggggtgagaagggcggggtagaagtaaccgaaataaataaataaatatgtatatatgtatgtgtatatatgtgtgtatttgtgtgtgttgtgcatatatgtgtgtgtgtatgaatgtgttcatgtacatatgtatatgagtgtatgtttgtatgcatatatagtgtatttttggggttttaaagtctgttctgctggggttgtgtgtgtgagtgagtgtttatgagtgatggacactcgttggactgttaggtgtgttgtgtccaaatttggtgtcaattcgtccagtagtttttgagttatgttaatcccacaaacgaacattacatttttatatatatagattagcatagtacaatatcagtactatatattactatatcgtactataccattatactgtaatattattagtaatattatatgtaatatgaaatataaaattgtattattattattattatactataatattattagtaatattatatgtaatatgaaatataaaattgtattattattattatactataatattattagtaatattatatgtaatatgaaatataaaattgtattattattattattattattatactataatattattagtaatattatatgtaatatgaaatataagattctattattattattattatactataatattattagtaatattatatgtaatatgaaatataagattctattattattattatactataatattattagtaatattatatgtaatatgaaatataaaattgtattattattattattatgctataatattattagtaatattatatgtaatatgaaatataaaattgtattattattattattatactataatattattagtaatattatatgtattatgaaatataaaattgtattattattattattattattattattatactgtaatattattagtaatattatatgtaatatgaaatataacattgtattattattattattattatactataatattattagtaatattatatgtaatatgaaatataacattgtattattattattattattattattattatactataatattattagtaatattatatgtaatatgaaatataaaattgtattattattattatactataatattattagtaatattatatgtaacatgaaatataaaactgtagtattattattatactgtaatattattagtaatattatatgtaatatgaaatatacaattgtattattattattatactataatattattagtaatattatatgtaatatgaaatataacattgtattattattattatactataatattattagtaatattatatgtaatatgaaatataaaattattatattgtaatgttattgttattattattattattattatattgtgttacattCCTCatttctcaccctggtctttattattattttattttagttcgaACGGTCGACCGCAGAacggaaaatgtgggatttcccaTCACCCCGTTCATGTTGAAGAGCCTCTTCCGATTGACGACTCCTCTCGATGTCAAGACGGTTCGCAATTGACGTGGTTGCCCTCAGCATCTCTCTTGGCTTTCCAAGATGGCGGGCGTGGCCTTGTGTGAGCCCAACGAACTCTACAATTTGCTGAACCAAGCCACCAGGATCTCCAGGTTGGCAGAGCCCAACTACCTCTGTCTGTTGGGTAAGTCTTACCCAACAAACGTAAGAACTAAAATTACAAAAGTAAGACAGAAGACTTTGGGAATCTTAATTAGGGAAGAAGTGGATGATCGCGTACCATTGTCCACATTTTCAGATGCCCGGAGCAAGCGGGAATACAACGAAGACCACGTGGTGACGGCGATACGAGCCAAAACGGTGAGTGAGTTGCCCTTTCCGGGACTGCGCTTCTTCCCTCCCTGGCAGGGTGTTGAATgccactttcttcttcttttctttgccCGAAGAACCCCTTGGGCAAATACTTGGTCCCGCAGACCGTCAACCTGGAGTGCATCCGCTACTGCGTGGTTTACGACGGCGTCACCAGTTCCGTGGAGGCCGCCTTCGACATGGATTACGACCTGTTCGAAGTGGACACGGAACTCAAACGTACGCGCGGCCTTCTTCCGTGTAGAAAGTAGAACTTCTCAGGGTTGGAGAAAAAAAgttctctcagagctggagaagggagaaagtaggccttctcagagctggagaagagagagagtaGGATTCATCTCAgagttggagaagggagaaagtaggctttTTTCCCTCAGagttggagaagggagaatgTAGGGTTTCTTAGAGTTGTAGAAGGGAGAAACTATaacttctcagagctggagaaaggagagagtATGACTTCATCTCAGAGTTGGAGAAGGGAAAAAGTAGGCTTtttcctcagagctggagaagggagaaagtagaacTTCTCAGAGATGGAGAAGAGGGGGAGTAGGACTTtgtctcagagctggagaaggcagaaagtagagctggagaagggagagcgAGAGCATAGAACTCACAACTGGAGAAAAGAGAAAGTAGGTCTTCTCAGAACTggagtagagagagagagagtaggcaTTTTCATAGCCAGAGaagctggagaagagagaagtAGGccttcttagagctggagaagagagagagtaGGATTCATCTCAGagttggagaaaggagaaagtagggTTTCTTAGAGTTGTAGAAGGGAGAAACTACTCAGAGCTGGAGAATGAagaaagtaggccttctcagagctggagaagagagagtAGGACTTCATCTCAGAGTTGGAGAAGGGAAAAAGTAGGCTTTTTTTCTCAgagttggagaaggaagaaagtagaactTCTCAGAGCCAGAGTAGGTAGAAAGTAGAACTTCTCAGAGCTGCAGAAGAGGGAGAGTAGGACTTtgtctcagagctggagaaggcagAAAGTAGaactcagagctggagaagggagaacatAGAACTCACaactggagaagagagaaagtaggccttctcagaactggagaagggagagagagtagGCCTTTTCATAGCTGGAGAAGGTAGAATTTCTTAGAGCTGGAAAAGAGAgaagtaggccttctcagagctggagaacaGAGAGAGTAGGACTTCATCTCAgagctgaagaagggaaaaagtaGAACTCAGAACTGGAGAATAGAgaagtaggccttctcagagctggagaagggacaaAGTAagcctcagagctggagaaagcagGATTTCTCAGAACTGGAGAAGAGCGAGAGTAGGCCTTTTCAAAGCTGGAGAAGGTAGAagttctcagagctggagatggGCGAAAGTAGAACTAGAGAAGGGAAAACGTAGAccttagagctggagaagagagagagtaGGTCTTTTCAAAGCTGGACAAGGTAAAACTTCTCAGAGCTGGGGAAGGGACAAAGTAGGCCTGTtcagagctggggaagggagagaaTAGAACTTCTCAGAGTTTGATAAGGGACAAAGTAGGCCTGTtcagagctggggaagggagagagtagaacttctcagagctggagaagggagaaagtaggtggTCAGCAGTTCCAAGGACACCTGGCAACACCAAGTAGATAAGTTGGTATGGTACCTAACTGAGTAGCTACACTAATTCTCTACTAAGAACTAAGTAAGTCGTTACTCTTGAAAGGAACTTGTAGCTCATTCTGTGCAAGCTTCGGCCACCtctttgtggtttttttgggCAAACGGATCAGGCCACAGGATGACCGCTAATTAAAACATGTGTGACCGATGCTCCTCTTTCCTCCGCTCAGCTTATGACACGGGAGCAGACATCAAGGAGCTGCGGCACAAGCCTTCCTCTGAGGAAAGTAAGCGTGATTTTCTCTATCTTTCCTTGCATTCAATAGACGCGTAACGTTCTTGGGGTGGGGTGGCTATGGGGCAGGTGGGCAGTCGTGACACGGGTCAGTGTCCCCACTCTTTCCGTGTTCCTCCAGACACCAAGGATGGGTCTGCGGCTCGCTGTGCCCGGGTCATGCAGCGCCTCACCCGCTTCCCCGTCCTGGTCCTGCGCGGAGGCTACCAGCGCTTCACCCGCTGCTACCATTACCTCCGGACACAGAAGATCATCTGGATGCCACGGGTAGGGATCCTAGAGAGGGAAGGGActcccaagggacatccagtccaaccccttgaatACTGGAAGGCACCATCCactccctcccgacagatggccatccatactctgcttaaaatccatatcatagaatcctagagaagggctatccagtccaacctcatgaaTACTGgaagacaccattcgatccctcctgacagaaggccatccagactctgcttaaaattcatagaatcctagagttggaagggaccccccaaaggctatccagtccaatcccatgaaTACAGGAAgtcaccattcaatccctcccgatagattgccatccagcctctgcttaaaatctatatcatagaatactagagttggaagggatgcccaagggccatacagtccaaccccatggatactggaagacaccattcaatccctcctgacagatggccatccatactctgcttaaaatccgtatcatagaatcctagagttggaagggacccccaagggtcatcctgtCCAATCCCATGAATACAGGAAGTCACCATTCAAtcccacccgacagatggccacccaggctctgcttaaaatccgtatcatagaatcctagcgttggaagggacccctaagaGCCATCCAAGCCTAACCCCGtgaatgcaggaagacaccatccgctccctcccaacagatggccatccagcctttgcttaaaatccatatcatagaatcgtagaggtAGAAGGGACCCCTAAGAGCCATCCAAGCCTAATCCCAtgaatgcaggaagacaccatctgctccctcccgacagatggccatccagcctttgcttaaaatccatatcatagaatcctagagttggaagggacccccaggggCCAACCCCATGAATACTGGAAgataccatccaatccctcctgacagatggccatccaacctctgtttagaaaccttcagagaaggaaggagactccactagagTCCCAGGCAGCGTCTTCTGCTTCCAAGCAGCTCTCCCCATCCAAATATGTgtatgaagagaaggaaggatgggtccattcttccttctctctgcaGGAACTGGAGGCCTTCAAGCCGTACCCCGTGGAGATCCTCCCTATGAAGCTCTACATGGGGAATTTCTCCCAGGCCTGTGACAGCCAGATCCAGAAGGACCTGAAAATCAAGGCCCACATCAACATCTCTGAGGAGGACGGCATCTTGTGAGTCGTACGGTCCTGGGTCACAACATGTTCAAGGGGTTCATTCTGCCTTCTCTCTTTGGTATATAGACAATCTAAGCTTTTGCTTTTTGGCATGCTTGTTGTAGCCTGGTAAGATTCTGCGTGCTCAGAAGACGAGAAAGGGCATGCTGGGATAGATTTGGAGGACCCAGAGGAGGATAGAAATGGTctggagagagttgttttggaatctcctgacAGTTCCCACCAGACTGGAGAAAGcgatatcagttctcatgagaatctgccagaagtGTCAGTTGAGAGAAATGTGGGGGGTGAATGTTTGTCCAAATCAAGGCACTTGGAACTTCGGAGGGAGAGCGTTCAATAGAGACAGACTCACTTTTCGCAGCGGCTCAGAGATAAGGAGAAGAGAAGCAGGTGTATGAGGAacgatgtcatgggagggattgaAGCCTTTTAAGTGGTTTTCTGTTGGTACAATTCCTTGTGAGAGCAAtgttgtattcaggtgaacaTCTCTCGGTTCCTGGTCCTACATGGattcatgtattcaagtttctAAGT
It contains:
- the STYXL1 gene encoding serine/threonine/tyrosine-interacting-like protein 1; translation: MAGVALCEPNELYNLLNQATRISRLAEPNYLCLLDARSKREYNEDHVVTAIRAKTNPLGKYLVPQTVNLECIRYCVVYDGVTSSVEAAFDMDYDLFEVDTELKPYDTGADIKELRHKPSSEENTKDGSAARCARVMQRLTRFPVLVLRGGYQRFTRCYHYLRTQKIIWMPRELEAFKPYPVEILPMKLYMGNFSQACDSQIQKDLKIKAHINISEEDGIFFVGDSEKLLHIPVPDSPEANIFPYFGDICHFIDTRIDKDAVLVFSTLGISRSSTAIMAYLIHSCRLYLKNAWTYLQKCKGNMRPNRGFVKQLSEWEERINFTTITDISEPNY